In Salvelinus namaycush isolate Seneca chromosome 15, SaNama_1.0, whole genome shotgun sequence, a genomic segment contains:
- the LOC120059950 gene encoding uncharacterized protein LOC120059950, protein MVRATLNTMADLRRSGFGRHLPRHGLKLLFWFAKNYIDFDIMGEMVARYNPNEGGFDFHPFQNRPEWDCSNVTTTISAISCNSPLQDNVHPYYIVGNLNLEESNCLPQYVRKDFTGDQDDSNMDRLIISLRPDGTVDKVYVTQHDDDGLSFDPDNTYRVTRGLLRDIRDLKLRKFLKQAGYSNRQPIIYMNDYEDILSYFEDFLIL, encoded by the coding sequence ATGGTTCGAGCTACGTTGAACACTATGGCAGATCTAAGACGTTCTGGGTTTGGTCGTCACTTGCCCAGGCATGGACTCAAGCTCCTGTTCTGGTTCGCAAAGAATTACATCGACTTTGATATCATGGGTGAAATGGTTGCAAGATACAACCCCAACGAGGGGGGCTTTGATTTCCATCCCTtccagaacagaccagagtgggACTGCAGCAATGTGACCACAACTATATCtgcaatttcctgcaattcccCGCTCCAAGATAACGTCCACCCATACTATATAGTGGGCAACCTGAATCTGGAAGAATCCAATTGCCTTCCTCAGTATGTCAGAAAAGACTTTACTGGTGACCAAGACGACAGTAACATGGACCGCCTCATCATCAGTCTGCGTCCAGACGGGACTGTGGATAAGGTTTATGTGACCCAGCATGACGATGACGGTCTGAGTTTTGACCCTGACAACACCTACCGCGTCACCAGGGGTCTGCTCAGGGACATCCGTGACCTAAAGCTGCGTAAGTTCCTGAAACAGGCAGGTTATAGCAACCGCCAGCCAATCATATACATGAATGATTATGAGGACATTCTGAGTTATTTTGAAGACTTCTtgatactgtag
- the LOC120060076 gene encoding putative uncharacterized protein C6orf183 encodes MSKVGYKVSSTAKVEQMEAELSVQLSALRTEIEENGSPLETPSKSYSSVPVPKDVSYFRMEREQVLRRGLQVAEALPVVPLSNVLQRELQSCLSLEYTPESLPLLLHQFYADRCYQLAQIKYLLMLRWRRFCRHSHIIEQLYPFYKAQVSNLVSEYEDAVQRARRLAVSREKVLTGRGNPINAVTQEDVTIYLTWLVCHLHASKTIHHFLTVIHYIPASEKRDKDYSELLRKSPSSSPVLIESVHTSSEDKDQVFPGLEGMFRLANQVPMHTVKLEEFLPELQSLVSYFRLPYDTQNIRNTAEEMELFSMISKEFRVIFRQQEVMKTFLQYDGTEAVEGQWGRKRSTMALRKNANWIPYIQVKPKRDPWQQKLVTKLKELQSYDELLRTQRRFLQLSDPVVVTEALREHASQVCDPQAIQPSSSLTSSHTNRHNTLQIWTSIYSAANLYQACITYYSYRSSMQLLGLDEGQEGEEGTSDTVTARGAYLSLLYLRHLKIRELQVSFIQRDLRDCCWN; translated from the exons ATGTCCAAGGTGGGGTACAAAGTCTCCTCCACTGCCAAGGTGGAGCAGATGGAAGCAGAGTTGTCTGTCCAGCTGTCGGCTCTCAGAACTGAAATAGAGGAGAATGGATCTCCCCTGGAAACACCCTCCAAGTCTTACAG CTCAGTTCCAGTTCCTAAAGATGTATCGTACTTTCGTATGGAGAGAGAGCAGGTCCTGAGGAGAGGTCTTCAGGTGGCAGAAGCACTGCCAGTGGTGCCTCTGTCTAATGTGCTACAGAGAGAGCTGCAAAGCTGCCTAAGCCTGGAGTACACACCTGAGAGTCTGCCTCTTCTCCTGCACCAG TTTTATGCAGACCGATGCTACCAGTTGGCTCAGATCAAGTACCTGCTGATGCTGAGATGGAGACGGTTCTGTCGTCACTCCCACATCATTGAGCAGCTGTATCCATTCTACAAG GCCCAGGTATCAAACCTGGTCAGTGAGTATGAGGATGCTGTCCAGCGGGCCAGGAGACTGGCTGTTTCCAGGGAGAAGGTCCTGACAGGGCGGGGCAACCCCATCAACGCTGTCACCCAGGAAGATGTGACCATCTACCTCACCTGGCTGGTTTGTCACCTGCATGCCTCCAAGACCATCCACCACTTCCTGACA gtgatccaCTACATCCcagcctctgagaagagggataAAGATTATTCTGAGTTATTAAGGAAGTCCCCATCAAGTTCCCCAGTGCTGATTGAATCTGTCCACACATCTTCAGAAGATAAAGACCAAGTCTTTCCTGGGCTTGAGG GGATGTTTAGACTGGCTAACCAAGTTCCCATGCACACTGTGAAACTGGAGGAGTTCCTCCCAGAACTACAAAGCCTGGTCTCCTACTTCCGTTTGCCCTACGACACCCAAAACATCAGGAACACTGCAGAGGAGATGGAGCTCTTCAGCATG ATCTCAAAGGAGTTCAGGGTGATCTTCAGACAGCAGGAGGTGATGAAGACCTTCCTCCAGTATGATGGGACAGAGGCTGTAGAGGGACagtgggggaggaagaggagcaccATGGCTCTGAGGAAGAACGCTAACTGGATACCATACattcag GTGAAGCCCAAACGGGATCCCTGGCAACAGAAACTTGTCACCAAGCTGAAGGAGCTCCAGTCTTATGATGAGTTGCTGAGGACTCAACGCAGGTTCCTCCAG ctGTCAGATCCTGTCGTAGTGACTGAGGCCCTGAGGGAGCATGCTTCCCAGGTATGTGACCCTCAGGCCATCCAGCCCTCATCATCGCTGACATCATCACACACCAACAGACACAACACCTTGCAGATCTGGACCAGCATTTACAGCGCTGCCAATCTTTATCAGGCATGTATTACCTA CTATAGCTACCGGAGCAGCATGCAGCTGCTGGGTTTGGATGAGGgccaggagggggaagagggtaCCTCAGACACCGTCACAGCCAGGGGAGCCTACCTGTCACTCCTCTACCTTCGACACCTCAAGATCAGGGAACTGCAGGTGAGCTTCATCCAAAGAGACTTGCGTGATTGCTGCTGGAATTGA